A stretch of DNA from Desulfosarcina ovata subsp. ovata:
CAGACATACCGGGCCGGAGACTATACGGTGGAGCCGGATGCTTCCCAGGCCGGTTATTTCTGGGGGGCGGCGGCCATCACCGGCGGCAGCGTCACGGTGGGCGGGGTGTCGACGGCATCCAGCCAGGGCGACGTGGGCCTGGCGCAGGTTTTCGAGCGCATGGGCTGCCACGTGGTGCACGCGGCCGACGGGATCACGGTAACCGGTGGGCACCTGCGGGCCGTCACCGTGGACATGGCCGACATGCCCGATATGGTGCCCACCCTGGCAGTGGTGGCGGCCTTCGCCGAAGGGACCACGGTGATCGAGAACGTTTCGCACCTCAAGGCCAAGGAGAGCGACCGGCTCACCGCCACCTGCAACGAGCTGAAGAAGATGGGCATTGACGCCGTGGCCGACGCCGACAGCCTGCGGGTGACCGGTGGCCGTCCCCGGGGGGCCGAGATTGACACCTACGACGACCATCGCATGGCCATGAGTTTTGCCATGGCCGGGCTGGTGGTGCCGGGGGTGAAAATTGCCGACCCGGGCTGTGTGGAAAAATCCTTTCCTGACTTCTGGCAGGTATGGGAACAGCTCCGTGCCGAGTAACGATTTTTTCAGGCGGTAATCCGCCGGTTATTGGAGGAAAACCATGTCCAGTCGCTTCGGAACGCTATTGAATGTGTCCACCTTCGGCGAATCCCACTGCAAGGGGGTGGGGTCGATCCTGGACGGCTGCCCCCCGGGCATGCCCCTGGACGAAAGCGATATCCAGCCGCAGCTGGACCGGCGGCGGCCGGGCCAGAGCCGGCTGACCACCGACCGCCAGGAGGCCGACCAGGTGACCATCTTTTCCGGTGTGGAAAACGGACTCACCCTGGGAACGCCCATCGGGCTGATCGTATACAACAAGGATCAGCGGCCCGGGGATTACCGCGAGATGAGCAAGATCCCCCGGCCCTCCCATGCGGATTACACCTACCAGATGAAGTACGGGATCCGCGCCTCGTCCGGCGGCGGTCGCGCCAGCGCCCGTGAGACCATCGGCCGGGTGGCGGCCGGTGCCGTGGCCGAAAAGATCCTGCGCCTGGGCTGTGGAATCGAGATCGTCGCCTGGGTCAGCGCGGTGAACACCATTGCCGCGGCCGAGGCCGACGTGCATACCATCACCCGGGATATGGTCGACACCAATCCGGTCCGCTGCCCGGACCCCGATGCCGCCCGCCGCATGGAGGCGCTGGTGGCCCAGGTCAAGGAGGAGAAGGACAGCGTCGGCGGCATCGTTACCTGCGTCTGCCGGAACGTGCCGGCCGGCTGGGGCGAACCGGTTTTCGACAAACTCGAGGCCCGGCTGGCCCAGGCCATGCTCTCCATTCCGGCCACCAAGGGCTTCGAAATCGGATCGGGGTTTGCCGGCACCCGCCTGCGCGGGTCGGCCCACAACGACCCTTTCCGGGCTGCCGAGGGGCGCCTGGGCACCGTGACCAACAACAGCGGCGGCATCCAGGGGGGGATCGCCAACGGCGAACCCATCGTCTTCCGGGTGGCCTTCAAACCGCCGGCCACCATCGGCCTGCCCCAAAAAACCGTCGATTTCGACGGCAACCCGGTGGTCCTGGAGGCCAAGGGACGTCACGATCCCTGCGTGGTGCCACGGGCCGTGCCCATCGTGGAGACCATGGCCGCCCTGGTCCTGGCGGACGGCGCCTTGCGCCAGAAGGCCATCATGGGCTTTGATCATCTGCGCCGGTCCAGGCTGGGGGGAGACTGACACCGTGAGACTCTCCAAACGCGTACAGGAAATCGAAGGCTCCCGAACGGCACGCTTCATTCCCCTGATGGCCGAGATGCGGCGGCAGGGACGTTCGGTCATCAGCCTGGCCATCGGCGAACCGTCGTTCGACACCCCGGCACCGGTGATCGCGGCCACCAAAGCCGCCCTGGACCGGCAGGAAACCCGCTACAGCGAAATCCCCGGCCTGACCGGCCTGCGGACAGCCCTGGCCGACCGGCTGGACGGTTGCCGCGCGGACAACATTGTCGTTTTCAACGGATCCAAACAGGCCCTGTATAGCATTTTCCAGACCCTTTTGGATCCGGGCGACCAGGTGATCATCCCCCTGCCCTGCTGGGTAAGCTTCTCCGCCCAGGTCCGCCTGGCCGGCGGCGAGCCGGTGTTCGTTCCCACCATCGATCATCAACTGGACATGAACGCCATTACCACCGCCATTTCCGGCCGCACCCGGGCGATCCTGATCAATTCCCCCAACAACCCCACCGGTGCGGTCTACCCCCGGGAGGCCCTGGAAACAATCGCCCGGTTGGCCGCGGACCGCGACCTCTATCTGGTGGCCGACGAAGCCTACGATTTCTTCGTCTACGATGGCCGCTCGCCGGTTTCGCTTTACGACCTGCCTTTGGTCCGGGAACGGCTGATCGTGACGCGCAGCTTTTCCAAGCACTACGCCATGACCGGCTTTCGCATCGGCTACGCCGTTGCCCCGGCGGATGTGGCCGCGGCCATGATCCGGCTGCACAGCCACCTGACCGGCAACGTCTGCACGTTCGCCCAGCACGGCGCCCTGGCGGCCCTTTCCATGGACGACGGCCTCCTGCGCCGGCGGCGCGAAGAACTGGAAGGCAAGCGGGATCTGGCCCTGAAAGAGATCGAGGGGCTGTTTGCCTGCATCCGTCCCGGGGGCGCCTTTTACCTTTTCGCGGATGTCCGCGGCCATCTTCAGCCGGGAGAGACCTCCGGTGACTTTGCCGCCCGCATTCTGGAGAAAACCGGCGTGGCCATGGTTCCCGGTGAGGATTTCGGCGTGGACGGGCATGTGCGCATCTGTTTCGCAGCTCCGGAAGAACAACTGATTGAGGCGTTCAAACGAATTCGTGAGGTGTTATGAGCAGTATCGGTATTATCGGTTTCGGGCGTTTCGGCAGGTTGACCGCCCACTACCTGGCCAAGGACTTTTCCGTGGCCGTGGCCACCCGCAGCGATCAGCGGGCGGCCATCGACGCCTGCGGCGCCCGGTCGGTGCCCTTCGAGACCGCCTGTAGCCAGAAGGTCGTGATCCTGTGCATGCCCATTTCGGCCATGCGCGACACCCTGCGCCGGGTGGCGCCGCTGCTGCGGCCAGGTACTCTGGTGATGGATGTCTGCTCGGTCAAGGTTTATCCGGTGCAGTGGATGCGGGAGCTGCTTCCCGAAGGGGTCTCGATCCTGCCCACCCACCCCATGTTCGGGCCAGACAGTGCCGCCGATTCGCTTCAGGGCCGCAAGATCGTCCTCTGTCCCGAGCGGATTGCCGAGGATCACTACGACCGCATCCGGCGCTGGCTGGAGAGCAAGGGGCTGGTGGTGATCCGCACCACGGCCGAGGAACATGACGAAAAGATTGCCGTCAGCCTCTCCCTGACCCATTTCATCGGCCGCTCCCTGTCGGCTTTCGGTGCCCGCGACCTGGACATCGACACGGAAGGATACAAGCGTCTCATGCACATCCTGGGCGTGGTCAGCCACGACACCTGGCAGCTTTTTGAAGACATGCATACTTACAACCCATATGCCCGACCCACGCGCCAGGCATTCATCGATGCCATGACCGGCATTCACGAAAGGTTAGACGGATGAAAATTGCATTCCAGGGAATACGCGGGGCATACAGTGAAATGGCCCTACACAGCCATTTCGGCAAGGATGTTGAATCGGTGGGCTGCGATGCCTTTGACGACGTGTTCGATGCGGTGAACAGTGGTGCGGTCACCTTTGGGCTGATTCCCGTGGAAAACACCATTGCCGGCAGCGTGGTGGAAAATTACGATTTGCTTTTTGCCAACGAGGTGTTCGTCATTGCCGAGGTCTACCTGCCCATCCGGCACACCCTGCTTGCCAAGAAGGGGGCCCGGCTCGAGGATATTACCCAGGCCTTTTCCCATCCCCACGCCCTCAAGCAGTGCAAGGAGTTCCTCAAGTCCCAGAACATTAAGATGATGCCCACCTATGACACGGCCGGGGCGGCCCAGGCAGTGGCCGAGGGAGATCGCGTGGATTGCGCCGCCATCGCCTCGGAACTGTGCGCCGAAATCTATGATATGCAGATCCTGGCCAGCGACATCCAGTCCAACACCTCCAACACGACCCGTTTTTTTGTCATCGCCAAAAAAGAAAGCGTACCCGAGGACCTGGTCACCGGCAAAACCACGGTGGCCTTCAAGACCCGCCACTATCCCGGCGCGCTGTTGGATTGTTTAAAGATTTTCCAGAAGTACAAACTCAACCTGAGCAAACTGGAGTCCCGGCCGATACCGGAAAATCCGTGGGAATACGTCTTCTATGCCGCTTTCGAGGCCGGCATCGACCAGTCCGAGGTCAAGTCGGCCATCGGTGAGTTGACCCTGCACGCCGTTTTCGTCAAACTTCTGGGCAGCTACCCGAAAGCGGAAAAGTGCTGGTAAAACAACTCTCAATAGTTGACCTAATTTTCGTTTTCAAATAAAGGAAACTACTTAAACCTCAGTCCAAACGCCAACAACCGACTTTAAAAAAAGGAAAGAAAGGGGACCCCATGGCAGACTATTACATTAATGTGTTTCTGGATGATACGAAAAAGGCCACCATTACCGATGCCGGTCTGGCAGACAAGATCGCGACCGTTGATGGGAAAGAGGCGATCCAGGTGGAAATGAGCAAGAAAGAGCAAAAAAAACTGGTCAAGGGCTTTGCGGATCTCACCTTCAATGACGCCAACGCCTGCGTTCTTCCTGAAGCAGCCGAAACGACACTGCTGGGTATTATCGCCGACACGAAAACCCTGGACGTGATGAAGCTGGCCATCATGAAGCTGTACAACCCGCTCGCCGGAAAGGCACCTCGTTCCGCCCAGCGGTAGCCGCCTAACCACCATCCGATCCGGCGCCCTGCCGTGAAACAGGCTGGGTGCCGGATCGTCTTTATGTTCACCAGAATTTTCGAATCTGGCGACCGTTGCTCCGGGTTATCCTTTCCCAGCCAAATCCGGCCCCAACGAACAGGAACCCATCGCCTTGGAACCCATCAACATTCTGCTGTTGGCCGTGGCCCTGGCCATGGATGCCTTTGCCGTTTCCATTGCCACCGGTGTGGCCCTCAAGTCGGTCAGCCCGCGTCAGACCTTCCGCCTGGCCTGGCATTTCGGACTGTTTCAGGCCATGATGCCGGTCATCGGCTGGAGCGCCGGTCTGACCGTGAGAAGCCGCATCGAGGCGTACGACCACTGGATTGCCTTTGCCCTGCTGGCCTTCGTGGCTCAGGGCATGCTGCGCTCGGCGTTCAAGGGCGATCATGGCGGGGAGGACGCCAAGGACCCCACCCGGGGCCTGACCATGGTGATGCTCTCCGTGGCCACCAGCATCGACGCCCTGGCCGTGGGGCTGAGCCTCTCCATGATCAATGTCTCCATCTGGACGCCGGCCCTGATTATCGGCGTGGTGGCCGGCGCCTTCACCACGGCGGGCATGCACCTGGGCAAG
This window harbors:
- a CDS encoding pyridoxal phosphate-dependent aminotransferase; this translates as MRLSKRVQEIEGSRTARFIPLMAEMRRQGRSVISLAIGEPSFDTPAPVIAATKAALDRQETRYSEIPGLTGLRTALADRLDGCRADNIVVFNGSKQALYSIFQTLLDPGDQVIIPLPCWVSFSAQVRLAGGEPVFVPTIDHQLDMNAITTAISGRTRAILINSPNNPTGAVYPREALETIARLAADRDLYLVADEAYDFFVYDGRSPVSLYDLPLVRERLIVTRSFSKHYAMTGFRIGYAVAPADVAAAMIRLHSHLTGNVCTFAQHGALAALSMDDGLLRRRREELEGKRDLALKEIEGLFACIRPGGAFYLFADVRGHLQPGETSGDFAARILEKTGVAMVPGEDFGVDGHVRICFAAPEEQLIEAFKRIREVL
- a CDS encoding manganese efflux pump MntP family protein, whose amino-acid sequence is MEPINILLLAVALAMDAFAVSIATGVALKSVSPRQTFRLAWHFGLFQAMMPVIGWSAGLTVRSRIEAYDHWIAFALLAFVAQGMLRSAFKGDHGGEDAKDPTRGLTMVMLSVATSIDALAVGLSLSMINVSIWTPALIIGVVAGAFTTAGMHLGKVIGSVAMLSRWAEMTGGIVLLAIGINILREHGVLNFF
- the pheA gene encoding prephenate dehydratase, which encodes MKIAFQGIRGAYSEMALHSHFGKDVESVGCDAFDDVFDAVNSGAVTFGLIPVENTIAGSVVENYDLLFANEVFVIAEVYLPIRHTLLAKKGARLEDITQAFSHPHALKQCKEFLKSQNIKMMPTYDTAGAAQAVAEGDRVDCAAIASELCAEIYDMQILASDIQSNTSNTTRFFVIAKKESVPEDLVTGKTTVAFKTRHYPGALLDCLKIFQKYKLNLSKLESRPIPENPWEYVFYAAFEAGIDQSEVKSAIGELTLHAVFVKLLGSYPKAEKCW
- a CDS encoding prephenate dehydrogenase/arogenate dehydrogenase family protein; amino-acid sequence: MSSIGIIGFGRFGRLTAHYLAKDFSVAVATRSDQRAAIDACGARSVPFETACSQKVVILCMPISAMRDTLRRVAPLLRPGTLVMDVCSVKVYPVQWMRELLPEGVSILPTHPMFGPDSAADSLQGRKIVLCPERIAEDHYDRIRRWLESKGLVVIRTTAEEHDEKIAVSLSLTHFIGRSLSAFGARDLDIDTEGYKRLMHILGVVSHDTWQLFEDMHTYNPYARPTRQAFIDAMTGIHERLDG
- a CDS encoding DUF6955 family protein, with product MADYYINVFLDDTKKATITDAGLADKIATVDGKEAIQVEMSKKEQKKLVKGFADLTFNDANACVLPEAAETTLLGIIADTKTLDVMKLAIMKLYNPLAGKAPRSAQR
- the aroC gene encoding chorismate synthase — translated: MSSRFGTLLNVSTFGESHCKGVGSILDGCPPGMPLDESDIQPQLDRRRPGQSRLTTDRQEADQVTIFSGVENGLTLGTPIGLIVYNKDQRPGDYREMSKIPRPSHADYTYQMKYGIRASSGGGRASARETIGRVAAGAVAEKILRLGCGIEIVAWVSAVNTIAAAEADVHTITRDMVDTNPVRCPDPDAARRMEALVAQVKEEKDSVGGIVTCVCRNVPAGWGEPVFDKLEARLAQAMLSIPATKGFEIGSGFAGTRLRGSAHNDPFRAAEGRLGTVTNNSGGIQGGIANGEPIVFRVAFKPPATIGLPQKTVDFDGNPVVLEAKGRHDPCVVPRAVPIVETMAALVLADGALRQKAIMGFDHLRRSRLGGD